Genomic segment of Desertibacillus haloalkaliphilus:
GTGAAAAAAGTGCATAAACTATTAAAAATCTATTCTGTCATTACTTCGATTGGCATGTTGATTGTTTTGTTACAAGGAGCACTTGTCACCAAAACAGGTTCCGGCGAAGGTTGCGGTGCGACATGGCCTTTATGCTTCGGTGAGTTAATACCAACGTCACCTGCGATTGAAACAATCATTGAGTATAGCCACAGGATTGTTTCAGGACTATTAGGAATAATGGTCATTATCTTAGCGATTTGGACGTGGCGAAAGCTCTCTCATGTACGTGAAACCAAATTCATGGCAATCATGGCAATCCTATTTATTATGTTCCAAGGATTCTTAGGTGCTGGTGCAGTCGTTTGGGGACAGTCTCATGCGGTACTAGCCTTACATTTTGGTATTTCGGCTATTTCATTTGCAACCGTTGTCCTCCTTACTGTACTCGTATTTGAAGATGGGAAGCGTAATGTCCCAGCCCCTGTTGTAAGTAAAGGGTTCAAGTACTACGCAATCTTTGTCATCACTTACTGTTATATTGTTATTTATACTGGCGCTTACGTCAAACACACAAACGCAACACTGGCTTGTACAGGTTTTCCGTTATGTAATGGTGAAGTCTTACCTGAATTATCAGGCCCAGTAGGTGCGCACTTTTCACACCGTGTTTTTGGCACGTTGCTCTTAATCTTTATATTCATACTATTTATTCTTGTCCTTCGCAACTATCGTCACAGCAAAGTTTTAGTATGGTCAAGCAGTCTCGCGCTACTCTTTGTTATTGCACAGTTGGTCAGCGGGATATCGATTATCTTTTTAGGAAATACCTTAACAGTTTCTTTATTACACGCACTAATCATATCACTTCTTTTTGCAAGTCTGTCGTACCTCACTATGGTTATATTACGTAAATAAGAAAAAAGCACAGCTATTCGTAGCTGTGTTTTTTCTCAATTACCTCCCATCTTGC
This window contains:
- a CDS encoding COX15/CtaA family protein; the encoded protein is MHKLLKIYSVITSIGMLIVLLQGALVTKTGSGEGCGATWPLCFGELIPTSPAIETIIEYSHRIVSGLLGIMVIILAIWTWRKLSHVRETKFMAIMAILFIMFQGFLGAGAVVWGQSHAVLALHFGISAISFATVVLLTVLVFEDGKRNVPAPVVSKGFKYYAIFVITYCYIVIYTGAYVKHTNATLACTGFPLCNGEVLPELSGPVGAHFSHRVFGTLLLIFIFILFILVLRNYRHSKVLVWSSSLALLFVIAQLVSGISIIFLGNTLTVSLLHALIISLLFASLSYLTMVILRK